In Dermacentor silvarum isolate Dsil-2018 chromosome 10, BIME_Dsil_1.4, whole genome shotgun sequence, the genomic stretch TGCTGCATGTTTGTTAGGCCCTTCTTCGCTCGAGTGGTCACCTTGATGAAGCAATGAGTGTCACATGGTGCTAGAAGGCGGGTAGAAGCAGTCATTTCCAGGTCTACAGGTTGTAGAAAGAGAAGGATTAAAGAGATAAATAATTGAATGGGGTAGAGCTAGACGCTTGGAGCACTTTTCAGCCTTTACGACTTGGTGCTGGCGACACGGAACACATGTATGCCGTAAGTTATTACACCGgtgtaacaacaacaacaacctgaAATACTTTCACTGCTAATGCGACAACGCAGCAGCGGAGCAATGCAATCCCTGACGCGCGGACGcgtcgtcacgtggtatttttaaaATTCGCGCCCTTTGATTCTTTGTCGAAGAAAAGGCCCCTCGAATACCTAGGTTGCTAGAAACACAGTTGTTTGTTGTatatcgaccccccccccccctcccagctTTTGCACTTACACCTTATAGATTAGGTATGTTAATTAAAAGTTATATAACCAAACTTATTCACAAAGCTATTAGCGCACAACAACAAAACATATTTATTTCAGCATTAACCACGCCAATCAACATAGAGTGAGCACCGTTCGCGTAAGGACCTTCGTTATTATTACTTAAGCGTAATGACGACTAATTGAGACTAATAGGAATAGTGAGGCTAAATAAAATTAATTGTTTAATCATGGCAAAATTTATCCGGAATATCCGGTATGCAGAATAGCGCATACGAAATCTACTACTAATATTCCAACCATTTATCTTTTAAATTGCAACATTAGGCAATAAGTTCAATGGCATGAGTGCATttgtgcgttttctttttttttttctttagatccCAGGGTTCAAGTAGAAGCTTCGTTCAAGCTCTGGTTGATCCAGTTGATGTCCTTAGACAGTAATCTACATTTGCCAACTACAGTGTCATTTTATGGCGATCTGTCCTCTGTATATTGCAGAAATCCAAGCCGCTGCATTGAGCAAGCCGGAAAAAACAGGGCACGCATTAGAGAAGCTTCTGGAAGAAGAGATCACCCAATCTGTCTCCGCGAATGAGCGAGGACACCTCGTCGAAGCTCTCAAGGCCCTGAATAACGGCGAAGAAACTGATGAGGGCTACTTCCTTCACCTAATTCCCATAGCAATCCGTGCAATTGTGCACGCAGTTCGCGCCGGTGCTCAAGCTGGTCGTGCAGCGGTAGCGGCGTCCGGTACTGCCGCTGGTTCCGCCGCTGGTTCCGCCGCTGGTTCCGCCGCTGGTTCTGCGGCTGGTTCTGCGGCTGGTGCTGCAGCCGGTTCTTCAGCCGGCACCGCTGCCGCCGCAGCTGCGGGAGGTGCGGCAGGGGGCATTGTAGGTGGCGCTGCCGTGGAGACAATCCGGAAGGGGTAGATACAGATAGCTTCGGCTACCCATGTGTCGTCGCAACGCAATAAATCAGCTGAATCGTGGTACACGAACGTGTGTTGGTCGGTTCCGCATCAAATTTGGCCTGTTTTGCTTCACATATTGAATCTGTTTTTCATGTTTTTAAATGCCTTTAAATAGTGTTCTTGCTTTTTGTTCTCGTGTTTTGTTGTACGCCTGTTTGGGCTGCATTATGTTTACAATGAAGTCAATAAAAAATATAAAGGCCTCAATTTTGTTTGCTTAATAATAATCCTAATAAGATGCTTTTTAAAAAGTAAGCTTTCGGAAATGTTTAAATGCACTTCGCGTCTCTGAAGGCCTTCTAATTCTCCACTTGCGGGTCGTGAATGCGTCGCCGATAGCAGGACAGCACGACAACGGCGATGGCACAGATGTACTTCGAACGTACGCATAACTGCTATCGCCAATAAATAGCATAATTGCTATTGTCCGCATAAAGGCAGCGCAAATCCAAGGCAGTGACTAGTGCGTGTCGGCTCAAAAGATAGTGATTATTCTGAAAcgggatggtggcgccatctatcaCCGTTTTTTGCCTTAACCACTTATCTACAGATATAGTGCAGATGGCTATATGTATACACCCATTCGCGATGTGTATGTTGTCTCCAGCCGCGCGAGCGCCGGCGTAGAAGGCGACTctagcccaaaccgcatgagagcgattttgtgcgcgacagcgacggcttcgagcgacgaaacgggtcggttctggaaatctagaattcgtcgcccgtaagtgctatgagcgactagccaatagcgcgaagccggaactggatttACATCAGTCAAttgtactaccgattgtcgcacgtaacgagcaaacgactagattttgatacgtgcaaggataataacgtagtacACGACCTTTATATATATttgtgctgctctttacactaaaacgcATCaatttaaattaataaagcacgcgtcacgccagtttcggcgagtatttgctgccctcataccggcaacaccggggagacgtcgctcaacgtcgccgctcgcatgcggtacgacttgtaggcgacgagcgaacgcgacagccatctccatcgcgtcgcttgtcgctgtcgcgcgcaagatcgcgtgcaagCGGTTTATACTTCTCCCGTAGCCGCCATAGGGAGAAAGGGCGGCGGGAGAAGGGGCTATCTTTCCCGAGCGCTCCACAGCAGCTCGTAAACCACAGCAGTCGTAAACCTGACtagggtgtgcgaatatcaatTTTTCGGTTCTGAGCAAAGTGGAAGCGAATATCAATTAGCGTCGGATAATTTCGAAGCGAATTGTCGTGGTATTTGCATAAAAACCTGACATCAGAGCCAGATGCTGAATAATTGCAGAAAAAGGAAACAGGTTCATCTCTGCAGTTAAGTTTATTTTTAAAGTGCCGTTATTCAAGTATTTTCATGCAGAAATGGAAGTTAAACATTTCTTACAACTCCAGCAGCATAGAAAACCTTTATAGGCTCTTGGTCACTGTTGTGCTTCAGACTGCTTAAAATATTGTACTACCACCACCGCGGAAAGATTGTGGTCACTCAATGAGCGATTCTCGTGGTCTGGGTCCTCTATGAAGCGTATCGCTTCATTGTTCTTATACATGGCTAGGGGAAAGTGCTCCTGATAGCCTCGAATTAGGTCATTATATTTAAAAGATATGTGTGCACGAAAATGTCACTGCCTTCAAATTTGCCATTTACACAACTGTCCCCAACGCACTAATAAGAAAGTTAATGAACTTTTATTAGTcgtctgaagctcacgttattagcggcaaattatgtccgcctcgcctaggaaTTCGTCTTCAATAACGCCACGTTCACTGCGCTAATTAATTTTTATAAAACATCTGTACTGTTTAAAAAACGTTCACCCACGTTTAGGAAACTCCGTAACGCGAAATTTTTGCGCAGCTCTTTAtacttgttttcatttcgcgatggcgcggacaatctgtctcgtgcggcatgttgcaaatggagcgaagagtggcgtgactgcctcgccaatcgatcgcgcccatgcgtcacccacgcgtgggtgacgcatgggcgcgattcacagcagccgccgcccaCAGACCtacgctcatgcagcgctttgtttccacatatggtatcggtggcgtcatcagtgaacagacgacgcgcactactctggcgccttCTCGCACCCATCATCGCCGCAGACCCGGTCTTGCACGGCACTGCGCGTTTCTTCTCACGGTTTCGCCATACCCTCTtgctctgctttccgcctcatggtttcaCTGAACACACCTCCTCCGCATTCTCCCTCGCTATCTATCGCCGTCTTTCACCCCCCACTGCGCTCAGTGTTTGCTCTTTCGTCATTCGCTGTGATCATTCGCTCGGCTTCGAGGGACGCCGACAAccccgacgctcgccgcaggaacgggcgcctaagaactgcgctctaaaaacaccctgtatagttggCTGCTAGTGGTAGCGTTGTTTTGCATAGGAGTCTGAGCGCAGTTCGAAGCCTCATGGAGTAACTATAAGCTTGCCTCGTATAagccccgcagccagtaaaacattcgtaaaaaaaattcaccgacgattacgagaCTCCATAATGCGAATTTTGAGTGCAGCTGTTTAGATTTTTGAAGTCGTTatatattgtggcaaataatttgattctAAACAACAGggtgctctcggcggcggcgctgagcctctgctcgggcagctcgtttagcagcagcggcagacgaagcatttccaccacATGCGTCGCTCATTGTGCCGAAATAAAGCGTGAACACGGGTGGttcgcggagcgcattctctagcggcaaTGGAGCCACAGGCGAAGTGGCGCCTGCACAGTGGGTGCGAAGTCCActccagcgctttgtttccgcgctGGCCGCATGCCATGGTCGCCGCCGGccatgaagggaaaaaaaaaaaaaaaactaggagggagcctcacgtgacaattttgaagcctagtcataaaaaatttagaggaatgggatgatgggaaataggccctcatgagaaaggcaagcggtagatttagTCGGCTCGCTTTGGTTGCGTCTGCttcgggggtttcggaatatgcgctcATAGTAGGCGTGGCAAACGCACGCCGAGGTTGAGTGAAGGAATTCAAGTGTGTCAAGCAGTCGAGTCTGCGTTATGTCAGTCAGGTAAGGCACCGAACCACCACGCGGCTCAATGCTTAagcagcagacaggcgccaaggctgtagcgaacgaaggcgtcgggtaCTTAACCGGCATTGTGCCCAACAACCCGCGAGcgccacctcaaggacgactggtcgCATTTCGTTAGGGGCGGTTTCAGGGAAATGAGGAAACCGTTCgtcctgcaaacgtgtgaagacaaccaagccgcccttctgACGGCGATTCGTCGCATTTGGGGGCATTTTCTGGGAAACATTTATGTTTTTCGCCCCCGAAAACAGGTGCAGGCGATCAAGCGAGTGTCCAGGGTCCGCAGCGACTGCTTtcccgtgtgaaaaaaaaaaaaaaaaaatgtcctatTTTGTGCCCAACGACGGACTGGCGAGCCGGGGACTCCAACCATATTTAAGGCCGTATCAGCCCATTGCTAAGGCAGACGGTTCCCAGTCGACACTGTCGTTCTGATTAATGCCTTCTGCCTTTCAACAGACCTGCACGAACTCAATAGGCGAATCTCAAGAGCGTAACGAGGTCGCACCCTACAATCTTACAAAACAGTGCACATGAATTTCAATCAAGTGAAGCatttttgtcgtcgtcgtcgtcgtcggcggcggcggcggcggctgctgctgctgctgataataataataatagagagttttagaataggggctccaaaagtttggggccccaaagagctttgcgggtgttagcgttggggcatgcaagagtgatgagttttagaatagggctttgcgtttg encodes the following:
- the LOC119431319 gene encoding Golgi associated RAB2B interactor protein 3, whose amino-acid sequence is MNIAQNCSRFLLTTMKAYVVLALIICGHVCQIQAAALSKPEKTGHALEKLLEEEITQSVSANERGHLVEALKALNNGEETDEGYFLHLIPIAIRAIVHAVRAGAQAGRAAVAASGTAAGSAAGSAAGSAAGSAAGSAAGAAAGSSAGTAAAAAAGGAAGGIVGGAAVETIRKG